A window from Fibrobacterota bacterium encodes these proteins:
- a CDS encoding YbaB/EbfC family nucleoid-associated protein: MNMQKMMKELQKMQGKMANVQKEMESTVFEAEAGGGMVKIAINGKYEVQSVKLSKDAVDPDDVEALEDLLLAAFNSARAKVEDASSEKMGGLTKGLGIPGM, from the coding sequence ATGAACATGCAGAAAATGATGAAAGAACTGCAGAAGATGCAGGGCAAGATGGCCAACGTACAGAAGGAGATGGAGAGTACCGTCTTCGAAGCCGAGGCCGGCGGCGGAATGGTGAAGATCGCCATCAACGGCAAATACGAAGTACAATCGGTCAAGCTGTCGAAGGACGCGGTCGATCCCGACGATGTGGAAGCCCTGGAGGATTTGCTTTTGGCGGCCTTCAACTCGGCCCGCGCCAAGGTAGAGGACGCCTCTTCCGAAAAGATGGGCGGCCTGACCAAGGGATTGGGAATTCCGGGCATGTAG
- the ccsA gene encoding cytochrome c biogenesis protein CcsA yields MQALIILLKFLVPLAYVVTTMVYARLFFSPEESKFSSKAHIGMAISLLAHTGLLIALGFYLGRCPLGTVGEGLLFLAWMVGVIQYLSEWLADTRRLGFFTLLPTSLCVLIGVFLQRPEYVLPESLRSSLLVFHIVASLASYACFSLASILAALYLVLHGKLKHKNFDITFRKLPPLDKLDKLSANWSFLGSATMVMSSIIGIWWVRKGGVAGMSLREAGIYLVLAVFLGAAFSRRLFGLRGKRHAMVILAGFGILLLTNLVGTHGFSG; encoded by the coding sequence ATGCAAGCCCTTATCATTCTCCTGAAGTTCCTCGTGCCCTTGGCCTACGTCGTGACCACCATGGTTTATGCGCGCCTTTTCTTCTCTCCCGAGGAGAGCAAGTTCTCGAGCAAGGCGCATATCGGCATGGCCATTTCGCTCTTGGCCCATACCGGGCTTCTCATCGCCCTTGGCTTCTATCTCGGCCGCTGCCCGTTGGGCACGGTCGGCGAAGGCCTCTTGTTCCTGGCCTGGATGGTCGGCGTCATCCAATACCTTTCCGAGTGGCTGGCCGATACCCGCCGTCTCGGCTTCTTCACCTTGTTGCCCACCTCGCTGTGCGTTCTCATCGGCGTCTTCTTGCAGCGCCCCGAATACGTCCTGCCCGAATCCCTGCGCAGCTCCCTCTTGGTGTTCCACATCGTGGCCAGCTTGGCGAGCTATGCTTGCTTCTCCCTGGCCTCCATCCTGGCGGCGCTTTACCTGGTCCTGCACGGGAAGCTGAAGCACAAGAATTTCGACATCACCTTCCGCAAGCTGCCCCCGCTCGATAAGCTGGACAAGCTCTCCGCCAATTGGTCCTTCCTCGGGAGCGCGACCATGGTCATGAGCTCGATCATCGGCATCTGGTGGGTGCGCAAGGGCGGCGTCGCCGGGATGAGCCTGCGCGAAGCCGGCATCTACCTGGTCCTGGCGGTTTTCCTGGGCGCGGCCTTCTCGCGCCGCCTCTTCGGCTTGCGCGGCAAGCGGCACGCCATGGTGATCCTGGCCGGTTTCGGCATCCTCTTGCTGACCAACCTGGTCGGCACCCACGGATTTTCCGGCTGA
- a CDS encoding glutamyl-tRNA reductase — protein sequence MEKRPDSVPAHAFVLGANHLTASVSLRDRLLFSEAELPEFCKALMEVPGMREVVVLSTCNRSEIYGISSQPVQSRPLIEKLWGAGKGVSEDEIRNHGYFHSQGDAIRHLFRVIGSLDSLVLGEMQIFGQIKEAYRIAVEARCVDFYLNHLFQAGIHVGKRVRSETAIHEGAVSISYAAVELAKKVLGELKGKTVGVVGAGEMGELAAQHLHKAGAAKFIFFNRTLATAEKLAAGFGGELCLLADLGKRLPQCDILVSATGAPDMVITKAHVHDAARQRGGRPLFLIDIAAPRDIDPEAGQVSNAYLFTIDDLKNVVNENVAQRKEASQRALSIVEEEAAKVDGWFQGLDVVPTLRVLRDKYQGMVDKEIEKWAAGQPDEVRKKMEAMGKSLLNKFLHHPSTRLKLLGEQGDGKRASYFAELLFALEEEGGEGKESGHGKG from the coding sequence ATGGAGAAGCGCCCCGATAGCGTTCCGGCCCACGCCTTCGTGCTGGGGGCCAACCACCTGACCGCGTCGGTGTCTCTTCGCGATCGGCTTCTCTTCTCCGAAGCCGAGTTGCCCGAATTCTGCAAGGCCCTGATGGAGGTGCCCGGCATGCGCGAAGTGGTGGTGCTTTCCACCTGCAATCGCTCCGAAATCTACGGCATCTCCTCCCAGCCGGTGCAGAGCCGTCCCCTCATCGAGAAATTGTGGGGCGCGGGCAAGGGCGTGAGCGAGGACGAGATCCGCAACCATGGTTATTTCCATTCCCAGGGCGATGCCATACGCCACCTGTTCCGGGTGATCGGATCGTTGGACAGCCTGGTGTTGGGCGAGATGCAGATTTTCGGGCAGATCAAGGAAGCCTATCGCATCGCCGTGGAGGCCCGTTGCGTGGACTTCTACCTGAACCACCTGTTCCAGGCCGGCATCCACGTGGGTAAGCGCGTGCGCAGCGAAACCGCCATCCACGAAGGGGCCGTGAGCATCAGCTACGCGGCGGTCGAGTTGGCCAAGAAAGTGCTCGGCGAACTGAAGGGGAAAACCGTGGGCGTGGTGGGCGCAGGCGAAATGGGCGAGCTCGCGGCCCAGCATCTGCATAAGGCCGGCGCGGCCAAATTCATCTTCTTCAACCGCACCCTCGCCACCGCGGAAAAGCTGGCGGCCGGCTTCGGCGGGGAACTTTGCCTGCTCGCCGATCTGGGCAAGCGCCTACCGCAATGCGATATCCTGGTCTCGGCCACCGGCGCCCCCGACATGGTTATCACCAAGGCGCATGTGCATGACGCAGCGCGCCAACGCGGCGGCCGGCCGCTCTTCCTGATCGACATCGCCGCCCCGCGCGACATCGATCCCGAAGCGGGCCAGGTCTCCAACGCCTACCTCTTCACCATCGACGATCTCAAGAACGTGGTGAACGAGAACGTGGCCCAGCGCAAGGAGGCTTCGCAACGGGCCCTGTCCATCGTGGAGGAAGAGGCCGCCAAGGTGGACGGCTGGTTCCAGGGATTGGACGTGGTGCCTACCCTGCGCGTGCTGCGGGACAAGTACCAGGGCATGGTGGACAAGGAAATCGAGAAATGGGCGGCGGGCCAGCCGGACGAGGTGCGTAAGAAGATGGAGGCCATGGGCAAGAGCTTGCTGAACAAGTTCCTGCACCATCCCAGCACTCGCCTGAAGCTGTTGGGCGAGCAGGGAGACGGTAAACGGGCGAGCTATTTCGCCGAGTTGCTCTTCGCGTTGGAAGAGGAAGGCGGCGAAGGCAAGGAAAGCGGACATGGCAAAGGCTGA
- the hemC gene encoding hydroxymethylbilane synthase, which yields MAKADGKTGEKAGGNKKSAGTAGAPKGPAGKGDSAGKGTLIIGTRGSALALTQSNMMAEALRKAHKGLDVRLEIIKTLGDADQKTKLHAFAGMGVFVKELQAALLEKRIDCAVHSLKDVPEDEPEGLVLAAFPEREDPRDVFISDGRAFRALPPGSKVGTGSPRRVLQLRALRPDLEYVGVRGNVDTRIGKVRSGELAGVVLAAAGMRRLGRAAEITHPFSFQELIPAIGQASLGIECRANDARVLKLLEAVDDPETHDAVTLEREFMKRIGGGCKVPMAAHVYPYGEALRMLAVLGNPATGALARIEQNLEDDEEDEMLEEVALRMESECREKGIPLPHDVADHALLADGPFGASAFEDGP from the coding sequence ATGGCAAAGGCTGACGGGAAGACCGGCGAAAAAGCCGGCGGAAACAAGAAAAGCGCGGGAACGGCCGGTGCCCCGAAGGGTCCGGCGGGCAAAGGCGACTCCGCGGGCAAAGGGACCTTGATCATCGGCACGCGCGGCAGCGCTCTGGCGCTGACCCAGTCGAACATGATGGCCGAGGCCTTGCGCAAGGCCCATAAGGGCCTGGACGTGCGCCTGGAGATCATCAAGACCTTAGGCGACGCCGATCAGAAGACCAAACTGCACGCCTTCGCGGGCATGGGCGTGTTCGTGAAGGAGTTGCAGGCGGCGCTCCTGGAAAAGCGCATCGATTGCGCGGTGCATTCCCTGAAGGACGTCCCCGAGGACGAGCCCGAGGGCCTGGTGCTGGCCGCATTTCCCGAGCGCGAAGATCCCCGCGACGTTTTCATCTCGGATGGGCGCGCCTTCCGCGCCTTGCCACCCGGATCCAAGGTCGGCACCGGTTCGCCCCGGCGCGTGCTCCAGCTCAGGGCCCTGCGTCCCGATCTGGAGTACGTGGGCGTGCGGGGTAACGTGGACACGCGCATCGGCAAGGTGCGGAGCGGGGAATTGGCGGGCGTGGTATTGGCCGCCGCGGGCATGCGCCGCCTGGGCCGCGCCGCGGAAATCACCCATCCCTTCTCCTTCCAGGAACTCATCCCCGCCATCGGCCAGGCCAGCTTGGGGATCGAATGCCGCGCCAACGACGCGCGCGTGCTCAAATTATTGGAAGCCGTGGACGATCCCGAAACCCACGACGCCGTGACCTTGGAACGCGAGTTCATGAAGCGCATCGGCGGGGGCTGTAAGGTTCCTATGGCCGCCCACGTCTATCCCTACGGGGAAGCCTTGCGGATGCTGGCGGTGCTGGGCAATCCCGCCACCGGCGCCCTGGCCCGCATCGAGCAGAACCTCGAGGATGACGAAGAGGATGAAATGCTGGAGGAAGTGGCGCTGCGCATGGAGTCGGAATGCCGGGAAAAAGGCATCCCCCTGCCCCATGATGTCGCCGATCATGCTTTATTGGCGGATGGCCCTTTCGGCGCCTCCGCCTTCGAGGACGGGCCCTGA
- a CDS encoding uroporphyrinogen-III synthase — translation MAVVLNTRPADQNAGLSALLKAAGFDPLEIPLVGIEPEPEGLDRLRHMQPTGFTGIFLSSPNGLRQMAGGLMPVELEPWMAKPFYLVGPKAGALVRENGGRVAFHPQEASLEGFLKEYAPSSKGNAGVTGLVLAQRWLHPCSVSTRLDPAAFRKKGIEVENLPVYRPGANPEAPGLLDRHAASLDAIVFCSGSAVANFFAAAPPALAARLGKKDGVLAVSIGPSTSQALGEKGVEQGCEAAHADDPGLVDALKQAFGSRATRILSRAAPPPKPPEKKP, via the coding sequence ATGGCCGTGGTCCTCAATACGCGGCCCGCCGATCAGAACGCCGGATTGTCGGCGCTTTTGAAGGCCGCCGGATTCGATCCCCTGGAGATCCCTCTGGTCGGCATCGAACCCGAACCCGAGGGCCTGGATCGCCTTCGCCACATGCAGCCCACCGGCTTCACCGGCATCTTCCTCTCCAGCCCCAACGGCCTGCGCCAGATGGCGGGCGGGCTCATGCCCGTCGAGTTGGAACCCTGGATGGCCAAGCCTTTCTACCTCGTAGGCCCCAAGGCCGGGGCCCTGGTCCGCGAGAACGGGGGCCGGGTCGCCTTCCATCCCCAAGAAGCCTCCCTGGAAGGCTTTCTCAAGGAATACGCGCCCTCGTCCAAGGGTAACGCGGGAGTAACGGGCCTGGTCCTGGCCCAGCGTTGGCTGCACCCCTGCTCCGTCTCCACGCGCCTCGACCCGGCGGCCTTCCGGAAAAAGGGGATCGAAGTCGAGAACCTCCCCGTCTATCGCCCGGGCGCGAATCCCGAAGCTCCCGGCCTGCTGGACCGGCATGCGGCCTCCCTCGACGCCATCGTGTTTTGCTCCGGTTCCGCCGTGGCCAACTTCTTCGCCGCCGCCCCGCCCGCCTTGGCCGCGCGCCTGGGCAAGAAGGACGGCGTACTGGCCGTATCCATCGGCCCTTCGACATCCCAAGCGCTGGGGGAAAAGGGCGTCGAGCAGGGTTGCGAGGCCGCCCATGCGGACGACCCCGGCCTGGTGGACGCCTTGAAGCAAGCCTTCGGATCCCGGGCCACCCGTATCCTTTCGCGCGCGGCCCCGCCGCCAAAGCCCCCGGAGAAGAAACCATGA
- the hemL gene encoding glutamate-1-semialdehyde 2,1-aminomutase: MTSSHAARHERAKNVIPGGVNSPVRAFQSVGGAPVFMRSAKGPYITDADGREYIDYVCSWGPMILGHAHPAVIEAVIRAAKDGTSFGACTEAETEMAEAVRACVPSCQKVRLTCSGTEATMSAVRLARGYTGREKIVKFRGCYHGHGDSFLISAGSGALTLGNPSSPGVTKGSAQDTLPAEYNDLASVQAVFRANPDSIAAIIVEPVAGNMGVLLPEPGFLQGLRALCDGKKTLLIFDEVITGFRLGLAGAQGYYGVTPDLTTLGKILGGGLPLAAYGGRADIMDMMSPVGPVYQAGTLAGNPVATAAGLANLAELRKPGFYEALNRKAEGWEKDLRSALSGLEAPWCLNRVCSMLTVFFTGGPVRDYDSAIKADAKLYGRFFHAMLDQGFYLAPSQFEAAFLSAAHDGAVLAKTAEAVRKAVAALA, from the coding sequence ATGACCTCGTCCCATGCCGCCCGCCATGAACGCGCTAAGAACGTCATCCCCGGCGGGGTCAATTCGCCCGTGCGCGCCTTCCAATCCGTAGGCGGCGCCCCGGTCTTCATGCGCTCGGCCAAGGGGCCCTACATCACCGACGCGGACGGCCGCGAATACATCGATTACGTCTGCTCGTGGGGGCCGATGATCCTGGGCCATGCCCATCCCGCCGTCATCGAAGCGGTTATCCGCGCCGCCAAGGACGGCACCAGCTTCGGGGCCTGCACCGAAGCGGAAACCGAAATGGCGGAAGCGGTGCGCGCTTGCGTTCCCTCGTGCCAGAAGGTGCGCCTCACCTGCTCGGGCACCGAGGCCACCATGAGCGCGGTGCGTCTGGCCAGGGGCTATACCGGCCGCGAGAAGATCGTGAAGTTCCGCGGCTGCTACCATGGCCACGGCGATAGCTTCCTGATTTCCGCGGGCTCGGGCGCGCTCACCCTGGGGAATCCCTCCAGCCCGGGCGTGACCAAGGGTAGCGCTCAAGATACCCTACCGGCCGAGTACAACGACCTGGCTTCGGTGCAGGCCGTGTTCCGGGCCAATCCCGATTCCATCGCCGCCATCATAGTGGAGCCGGTGGCGGGTAACATGGGTGTCTTGCTTCCCGAACCTGGCTTTCTGCAAGGACTGCGGGCCTTATGCGACGGCAAAAAGACCTTGCTCATCTTCGACGAGGTCATCACCGGTTTCCGTTTGGGGCTTGCGGGGGCCCAAGGTTACTACGGCGTTACCCCGGACCTGACGACCCTGGGCAAGATCCTGGGCGGAGGACTTCCTCTCGCGGCTTATGGCGGAAGGGCGGACATCATGGATATGATGAGCCCCGTGGGGCCGGTCTATCAGGCGGGGACCCTGGCCGGCAATCCCGTCGCGACCGCCGCCGGCCTGGCCAACCTGGCCGAACTGCGGAAGCCCGGGTTTTACGAGGCCTTGAACCGCAAAGCCGAAGGCTGGGAGAAGGATTTGCGCTCGGCCCTTTCCGGGCTGGAGGCCCCCTGGTGCCTGAACCGGGTGTGTTCCATGCTCACGGTGTTCTTCACCGGCGGCCCGGTGCGGGACTATGATTCGGCGATCAAGGCGGATGCCAAGCTTTATGGCCGCTTCTTCCACGCCATGCTGGACCAGGGCTTTTACCTGGCGCCTTCCCAATTCGAAGCGGCCTTCTTGTCGGCGGCCCATGACGGCGCCGTGCTGGCGAAAACGGCGGAAGCCGTCAGGAAAGCGGTCGCCGCGCTCGCTTGA
- a CDS encoding redoxin domain-containing protein: protein MSVLQPGQTAPEFALPAAYDHKVSLSEFRGGNLILIFYPADWSPVCSDELSVFNEILPMLKEFNAQILGISVDGPWCHQAFRQARNIKFPLLSDFEPKGEVARKYGSYREGEGTSERSLYVIDGEGIIRWSYLSPLGVNPGADGVLDALESLSHAEVSR, encoded by the coding sequence ATGAGCGTGTTGCAACCAGGCCAGACGGCGCCCGAATTCGCATTGCCGGCCGCCTACGATCATAAGGTCTCGCTCTCGGAATTCCGCGGCGGGAACCTCATCCTCATCTTCTACCCCGCCGATTGGAGCCCCGTCTGCTCCGACGAGCTGTCGGTCTTCAACGAAATCCTCCCGATGCTTAAGGAATTTAACGCCCAGATCCTGGGCATATCCGTGGATGGACCCTGGTGCCACCAAGCTTTCCGCCAGGCCCGCAACATCAAATTCCCGCTACTCTCCGACTTCGAGCCGAAGGGCGAGGTCGCGCGCAAGTACGGATCCTATCGCGAGGGCGAAGGCACCAGCGAAAGGTCCCTCTACGTAATCGATGGCGAAGGCATCATCCGTTGGAGCTATCTCTCGCCCCTGGGCGTGAACCCCGGCGCCGACGGCGTCCTCGATGCCCTTGAGTCCCTATCCCATGCGGAGGTTTCCCGATGA
- a CDS encoding DsbA family protein has product MSPTTRLRLPVNEKDHKEGPSNAPIVIVEYGDFQCPHCGRAYPVMKRLKKTLGDNLLFVYRHFPMAEAHPDAPNAARAAEAAGRQGRFWEMHSLLFENQNALDSDSLVGYAESLDLDMERWLLDMDSDEIEAKVEEDFKSGVRSGANGTPTFFVNGSRYDGDWAYEPFLEAISSGVTEA; this is encoded by the coding sequence ATGAGCCCCACAACCCGGCTGCGCCTTCCCGTCAACGAGAAGGATCATAAGGAGGGGCCGTCGAACGCGCCCATCGTGATCGTCGAATACGGGGATTTCCAATGCCCCCATTGCGGCCGCGCCTATCCCGTCATGAAGCGTTTGAAAAAAACCTTGGGCGATAACCTGCTCTTCGTCTACCGCCACTTCCCCATGGCCGAAGCCCACCCGGACGCGCCGAATGCCGCGCGCGCCGCGGAAGCCGCCGGGAGGCAGGGCCGGTTCTGGGAAATGCATTCCTTGTTATTCGAAAACCAAAACGCATTGGACTCCGATAGCCTGGTCGGCTACGCGGAATCGCTGGATCTGGATATGGAACGCTGGCTCCTCGACATGGACAGCGACGAGATCGAAGCCAAGGTCGAAGAGGACTTCAAGAGCGGCGTGCGGAGCGGCGCGAACGGAACACCGACTTTTTTCGTGAACGGTTCCAGATACGACGGGGATTGGGCGTACGAGCCGTTTTTGGAGGCGATTTCCTCCGGCGTCACCGAGGCGTAG
- a CDS encoding cytochrome c, whose protein sequence is MTMDNSVKRHAKGIAAPNLEDTAMVNLGFSHYQEMCVDCHGAPGVPASEYAKGLYPKAPKLKHPAEEWSPGELYWITKFGIKMSGMPAFGSTHDEHELWSIVAFLKKLPSMDSAGYAAYAAAAGKSTPR, encoded by the coding sequence ATGACCATGGATAACTCGGTAAAGCGCCACGCCAAGGGCATCGCGGCTCCCAACCTCGAGGATACCGCCATGGTTAATCTCGGGTTCAGCCATTATCAGGAGATGTGCGTCGATTGCCACGGCGCCCCGGGAGTGCCGGCCTCCGAATACGCCAAAGGCCTATATCCGAAGGCGCCCAAGCTGAAGCATCCCGCGGAGGAATGGAGCCCGGGCGAACTTTATTGGATTACGAAATTCGGGATCAAGATGAGCGGCATGCCCGCCTTCGGATCGACCCACGATGAACATGAATTGTGGTCTATTGTAGCCTTCTTGAAGAAGCTGCCCTCGATGGATTCCGCCGGTTACGCCGCCTATGCCGCGGCGGCGGGCAAATCTACGCCTCGGTGA
- a CDS encoding cadherin-like beta sandwich domain-containing protein, whose protein sequence is MNSHKSALRFRAFALAALASIAGLLIFWSCQLNQADGETKFNLTPDSAWTHCDTLQVELLDTSGKVLDTLFEGPLKSLDELNGLDASKYKGGRAQVHVRGWFKDGSLCADQNRTFDDQGGKVVVDTLSEPGAVPNSLSLSPESLSLQAGDPAVKVTAAILPKFAEQSFIWSVDDPSVATLDLPNGPNSSEALVIPLKNGTAHVRARAKHDSTKTAVIVVQIGSTGGRSISLQPDSLSLYLGGPDSVLKASTAPDAKDGEIAWSSSDEAVVKVDDQGRVHGLKEGVATVMAKFGDASALARIRVKRDVPVLTVSNKSGAAVNSPIDFSPKATQEFGSIVMFKWDLDGDSTWDDSLPGPFLGNVADLPTQTTTFTKEGSHQVHFLVRDSEGNEAVATVTVDIGNQPPETVSKSKDTLVSINDFVALEAKVRDAEGKVALVGWDYDGDGKLDDSIKANDSTASIKGGHKYSAPGKYVATLYATDDAGKTGTDSVLITVVLDPPTADMGPDISVIAGSPVNFSVKGSDKFGAIAKREIKVGSASFLNLGKQDTSMVVPGDTGKVVVIGRVTDDDGNSAEDTMVVTLLPPSKSNNDLSSLIPSAGTLTPSFKPVTVAYSMAVAYTDSLVGVVATTTDPAASLLINGKPVASGKSSDSVALAVGTTLKAFEIVVTAQDGTQKSYSIAVTRAPSTDASLAKLDPAGFVLKPSFKSDIFDYADTVAFKVASVTVKPTASHPAAKLTVNDTALTSGTVSSPLALDVGDNLFKIVVTAQDGKAKSTYTVKVVRRAKVIVSRAIGAVTIVVDSLEAPLGAVVNLKAPDSTGFHFAKWALTEGSGTFGTGSSDSTANPAKLTVKAATVRATGSFAINVYTITGTISGFVGGAFDHASIQIQHGKDTSITLTPLVGYRILSVTDSGAALASLGTATKFGPKTYKLTNVTKSHTLVATFLKTYTLTTSVTGTGTISPVGTTEVDSGSTQAITMVSGSPSTGVWVSAFTDNGTDVVASLTGDRMNTSTYSLSGIAANHTVAAAFDVRSFTLKIYGHDLCVNQVTTCTDPRLCILHFCLVGSGPDSVVTPASFGTKWNITTDSTNASGTKFTQWNKDGVLFNVNRGTTTDPVTADVNYTAAYPCCKLCCIIIGPPITTDPITTSPVSATTIPVEKAQSQPQPTTP, encoded by the coding sequence ATGAACAGCCATAAATCCGCCCTCCGCTTCCGCGCCTTCGCCCTGGCCGCCCTCGCTTCCATCGCCGGCCTCCTCATTTTCTGGTCCTGCCAATTGAACCAAGCCGACGGCGAAACCAAATTCAATTTGACGCCCGATTCGGCATGGACCCATTGCGATACCCTGCAAGTGGAACTGTTGGATACCTCGGGCAAGGTCCTGGATACCCTTTTCGAAGGGCCCCTCAAGTCGCTGGATGAATTGAACGGCCTCGACGCCTCGAAGTACAAGGGCGGCCGCGCCCAGGTCCACGTGCGGGGTTGGTTCAAAGATGGTTCGCTTTGCGCGGATCAAAACCGCACCTTCGACGACCAAGGCGGCAAAGTCGTGGTGGACACCCTCTCCGAACCCGGAGCCGTTCCCAACTCGCTCTCACTCTCCCCCGAATCCTTGAGCCTCCAAGCAGGCGATCCCGCCGTCAAGGTCACCGCCGCCATCCTCCCCAAATTCGCCGAGCAATCCTTCATCTGGTCCGTCGATGATCCTTCCGTCGCCACCCTGGATTTGCCCAACGGCCCCAACTCCTCGGAAGCCCTGGTCATCCCCCTCAAGAACGGCACGGCCCATGTCAGGGCCCGGGCCAAGCACGACTCCACCAAAACGGCCGTAATCGTTGTCCAGATCGGATCGACAGGCGGCCGCAGCATCTCCTTGCAACCCGATTCCCTCAGTCTGTACCTGGGCGGGCCCGACAGCGTTCTCAAGGCTTCCACCGCGCCGGACGCCAAGGACGGGGAAATCGCCTGGTCTTCCTCCGACGAGGCGGTCGTGAAGGTGGACGACCAAGGCCGCGTTCACGGCCTCAAGGAAGGCGTCGCCACGGTCATGGCCAAGTTCGGCGATGCTTCCGCGCTCGCGCGTATCCGCGTCAAACGCGACGTACCCGTTCTCACCGTCTCCAACAAGTCCGGCGCCGCCGTCAATTCCCCCATCGACTTCTCGCCCAAGGCCACCCAGGAGTTCGGTTCCATCGTGATGTTCAAATGGGACCTCGACGGGGACAGCACCTGGGACGATAGCCTGCCCGGCCCGTTCCTGGGCAACGTAGCGGACCTCCCCACCCAAACCACCACCTTCACCAAGGAAGGTTCCCACCAAGTCCATTTCCTGGTGCGCGATAGCGAAGGCAACGAAGCCGTCGCGACCGTCACGGTCGACATCGGCAATCAGCCGCCCGAAACCGTAAGCAAGAGCAAGGATACCCTCGTTTCCATCAACGACTTCGTGGCCCTGGAAGCCAAGGTCCGCGATGCCGAAGGCAAGGTGGCCCTGGTCGGATGGGACTACGATGGCGACGGAAAGCTCGACGATAGCATCAAGGCCAACGATTCCACCGCTTCCATCAAGGGCGGGCATAAGTACTCCGCGCCCGGCAAATACGTGGCCACCCTCTACGCCACCGATGACGCCGGCAAGACCGGCACCGACTCGGTCCTCATCACCGTCGTACTCGATCCGCCGACCGCGGATATGGGCCCGGACATTTCGGTCATCGCCGGCTCCCCGGTGAATTTCTCGGTGAAGGGATCGGACAAGTTCGGCGCGATCGCCAAGCGCGAAATCAAGGTCGGCTCCGCGTCTTTCCTGAACCTCGGCAAGCAGGATACCAGCATGGTGGTGCCGGGCGATACGGGTAAGGTCGTCGTGATAGGCCGCGTCACCGATGACGACGGCAACAGCGCGGAAGACACCATGGTGGTGACCCTGCTCCCGCCGTCCAAATCCAACAACGATCTCTCGAGCCTCATCCCCTCGGCCGGTACCTTGACGCCGTCCTTCAAGCCGGTGACCGTGGCCTACTCCATGGCCGTAGCCTATACCGATAGCCTGGTGGGAGTCGTCGCGACCACGACCGACCCCGCGGCTTCCCTTCTCATCAACGGCAAACCGGTCGCCTCGGGCAAGTCCTCCGATTCGGTCGCCTTGGCCGTGGGTACCACTTTGAAAGCCTTCGAAATCGTGGTAACCGCGCAGGACGGCACCCAGAAGTCGTACAGCATCGCCGTCACCCGCGCCCCCAGCACGGATGCCAGCCTCGCTAAACTCGACCCTGCCGGCTTCGTCCTCAAGCCGTCCTTCAAGAGCGATATCTTCGACTACGCCGACACCGTGGCCTTCAAGGTCGCTTCGGTCACCGTGAAGCCCACCGCATCCCATCCCGCCGCCAAGCTGACGGTGAACGATACGGCCTTGACCTCGGGCACCGTCAGCAGCCCCTTGGCCCTGGACGTGGGCGATAACCTTTTCAAGATCGTCGTGACCGCCCAAGACGGCAAAGCCAAGTCGACCTATACGGTGAAAGTGGTCCGCCGCGCCAAGGTCATCGTCTCCCGCGCCATCGGAGCCGTGACCATCGTCGTCGATTCGCTGGAAGCCCCGCTGGGCGCCGTGGTCAATCTGAAGGCGCCCGATTCGACGGGCTTCCATTTCGCCAAGTGGGCGTTGACCGAGGGGTCCGGAACTTTCGGGACCGGGTCTTCGGATTCGACGGCCAATCCGGCCAAGCTGACGGTAAAGGCCGCGACGGTGCGGGCCACGGGTTCCTTCGCCATCAACGTCTATACCATTACCGGAACCATTTCGGGCTTCGTGGGCGGCGCATTCGACCATGCCAGCATCCAAATCCAGCATGGGAAGGATACTTCGATCACGTTGACACCGCTGGTAGGATACCGGATCTTGTCGGTTACGGATAGCGGAGCGGCTTTGGCGTCCCTCGGCACGGCGACGAAGTTCGGGCCGAAGACCTATAAGCTGACCAACGTGACGAAGAGCCATACCCTGGTGGCGACGTTTTTGAAGACCTATACGCTTACGACCAGCGTTACCGGAACCGGGACCATCTCGCCCGTCGGGACGACGGAAGTGGATTCGGGGAGCACCCAGGCCATCACCATGGTCTCCGGCTCACCTTCGACAGGCGTGTGGGTTTCGGCCTTCACGGACAACGGAACCGATGTGGTGGCGAGCCTCACCGGCGACCGGATGAACACCTCGACATACTCGCTGTCGGGGATCGCCGCGAACCACACGGTTGCGGCGGCCTTTGACGTGCGATCTTTTACCTTGAAGATTTACGGGCACGATCTCTGCGTGAACCAAGTTACCACCTGCACCGATCCGCGGCTTTGTATCCTCCATTTCTGCCTCGTCGGGTCTGGACCGGATTCGGTCGTCACCCCTGCCAGCTTCGGCACCAAGTGGAATATCACAACCGATAGCACGAATGCTTCCGGTACTAAATTCACGCAATGGAATAAGGATGGGGTCTTATTCAACGTCAACCGCGGGACCACCACGGATCCCGTCACAGCCGACGTTAATTACACCGCCGCTTATCCCTGCTGCAAGCTGTGCTGCATCATAATCGGCCCTCCGATAACTACCGACCCTATCACGACGTCCCCCGTTTCCGCCACGACTATACCGGTGGAAAAAGCGCAGTCTCAACCTCAACCTACGACTCCGTAG